In Salinibaculum sp. SYNS191, the genomic window CACCGCCCGCGCCGGCCTGGACACGCTCGTCCTGGACGGCGGGCAGCCCATTCTCGAACGCAACGCCCACCTGGAGAACGTCCCCGGCTTCCCGGCGGGAGTCAACGCCCGCCGCTTCCTGGATTTGACGCGCGAGCAGGCCGAGCGCAACGGCTGTGACCGCCGGGAGACGCGCGTCCGGGCGGTCGAGCGGGCCCCCGACGGCCGCTTCGAACTCGATACCGACGGCGACGAGCGCCTGCTGGCCGACCGCGTCGTCTGCACATCCTGGGCCGACACCGACTACCTGGCCGGCGTCGAGGGGGTCGGTCTCATCGAGCGCGGCAGCAAGACCTACGTCGACGTGGACGGGGACGGGCGGACTGGCGTCGACGGCCTCTACGCCGCCGGACGCGTCGCCGGCAGTCGACACCAGACCGTGGTCGCGGCGGGCGACGGTGCCAACGTGGCGCTGGCGGCCATCGAGGACTCCGAGGTCCCCTTCTACCACGACTGGGTCGCGCCGGAGGGCTACTTCACCGGCCGCGGCCGCGAGGTGCCGCCGGGCTGTGAGGAGATCGACGACGACGAGCGCGAGCGCCGGGAGCGGGAGGCACGCGAGGTCATGCGCAGACACTTCAGCGAACCGCATCCGGAGGAACCCACACAGCACCCCAGCGTCGAGGAGTGAAACCGGCCGCGCGGACGCACCCGCATTTATACCGGAGCGCCCCCGCAGTAGGAGTATGCTGGAGGGAGTGAACGTCGCCCTGGGCGTCACCGGGTCGATAGCGGCGGTCAAGACGGTCGAACTCGCCCACGAACTCCGCCGTCAGGGCGCGTCGGTCCGGGCGGTCACCACGTCGGCCGCGGAGGGCATCATCCACCCGTGGGCGCTGGAGTTCGCAACCGACAACCCCGTCGTCACCGAGATCACCGGCAGCGTCGAGCACGTCGAACTCTGCGGCCGCGACGGCTGGGCGGACGTGTTGCTGGTCGCGCCGGCCACCGCCAACACCGTCGGGAAGATGGCCGCGGCCATCGACGACAGCCCGGTGACGACGTGTGCGACGACCGCATTCGGTGCCGACCTCCCCATCGTCGTCGTCCCGGCGATGCACGAACCGATGTACGACCACCCCGGCGTGCTGGACGCCCTGGACCGTCTGGAGGAGTGGGATGTCGCCTTCGTCGACCCCCGCGTCGAGGAGGGCAAGGCCAAAATCGCCGCCGAGGACGACATCGTGACCGGCGTCGCGCGCGCGACGACCGAGCAGACCCTGGCCGACAGACACGTCGTCGTCACCAGCGGCGGGACGACGGAGTCTATCGACCCCATCCGGACGCTCTCGAACCGCGCGTCCGGCAGGACCGGCCGCGCCGTCGCCCGGGCCTGCTACGTCCGCGGGGCCGAGGTGACGCTGGTCCACGACGGTCCCAACGTCCCCTGGGCGACCGTCGAGACAGTCGAGAGCGCCGCCGAGATGCTCGCCGCCGTCGAGGCACACGCCGACGACGCCGACGCGCTGGTCTCCGCGGCGGCCATCTCCGACTACACCGTCGAGTCCAGCCCCGAGAAAATACGCTCGGGCCAGGACGAACTCGCCCTCGAACTCGAACCGACGCCGAAACTCATCGACACAATCCGCGAGTCACACCCGGACCTGCCCATCGTCGGGTTCAAGGCCGAGAGCGACGGCGACGACGCGGCCATCGCAGCGAAGGCCCGCGAGATACTCGACCGGGCGGGCCTCTCGTTCGTCGTCGGCAACGACACGAGCGTCATGGGCGAGGAGCGCACGCGCGCGCTCGTGGTCCGCCGCGACGACTACGACGTCTTCGAGGGGACGAAGACGGCGCTGGGCGGCCGGGTCGCCGACGAACTCGCCGCGACGCTCGCTCCCTGAGTTGGAGTTCGCGGCGCGCGCCCGTCTGACGCAGTTCCGCGCGCCGGGCGCGCGCGGCGAAAATTGCCGCCTCTAGACGGCACTGGTGGCGGGACCGGGGGCCGAACGTTCGCCGACAGGATGGTGAACGTGACATTCAGTCTTTAATACATCAGCTGCGACACTGTCGCCACGTCGAACAGATAGACCAGTGGCGAAAGCTGGGACTGTCCGGAATAACCGCAATACGTCCCGAGTGTGCCGCATATCATACGTGATAATTGGAGAGTGCGGTCGGCACTGCGATTGTCCCTCGACTAGAGGTGTTTTCTGGGACTGAAGTAACCACCAAGCAATTGCCTGAATTACACTTTGTGATAATACGACCCTAACTAATATATAGGCTGCAAGGTAACCGCCGCCTATGCGTCTGAGACAGATACTGGACGACGACAGTGCGGTCAGCCCGGTCATCGGGGTTATCCTGATGGTCGCAATTACGGTCATTCTGGCCGCGGTCATCGCATCGTTCGTGCTCGGACTCGGTCCGAGTGAAGCAGCACCGAGCGCGCAGTTCGAGTTTGAAACCAACTCGACGAACAGCAGCTACGTCGACATCAGTCACCAGTCGGGTGACAAAATCGACGCATCGACGCTGTATACACGGGGAACCCTGAACGGCAGTGACGTCCACTGGAGTAATAACTCCAGTTCGGGAGCCTACATCACCGATGCAATCTCGGGCGACGAGGTTGCGTCGGGCGACCGCATTACCGTCGACGCAGGGACGCAGGATTGGGAACTCACAGTCGTTTGGGAGAAGGACGACCAGTCCAGCGAACTGGCGTCACAGTCGGCATAACAACGCACTCGCCGGGGTTTGTTTTACCGCACCCGCCACGGTTCCTTTTATTGGTAGCGAATATTCTGGTAGTCGGGAATATTATGCCCGACCGGCTGTCGGCCGCGGCCTAACAGGGGATTTTTACGCTGGCTCGCAGTAGCGCGGGCATGCACCAGCTCAGAGAGTCGCTGCTCGAAGCCCCCATCATCGAGAAGGAGGGCTACCACTACTTCGTCCACCCCATCAGCGACGGTGTGCCGATGCTGCGCCCCGAACTCCTGCGGGAGATCGTCATCCGAATCATCCGGAAGGCCGACATCGACGACGTCGACAAGATCGTCGCGCCCGAGGCGATGGGTATCCACATCTCCACGGCAGTCTCGCTGATGACCGACATCCCGCTGGTCGTGGTGCGCAAGCGCTCCTACGGCCTCGACGGCGAGGTGTCGCTCTCGCAGGTCACCGGCTACTCCGAGGGTGAGATGTACATCAACGACGTCTACGAGGGCGACCGGGTGCTCATCCTCGACGACGTGCTCTCCACCGGCGGGACCCTCCGCGGTATCACCAGCGCGCTGGACGACATCGGCGCGGACATCGCCGACATCGTCTGCGTCATCAAGAAGGCCGACGGGGAGAACAAGGTTGCCGACGCCGGCTACGAACCGAAGACGCTCATCAACGTCGTCGTCGAGGACGGCGAAGTCGTCATCGTCGACGAGGACGGGGACGGATAGATGACCGACCGCGAGGAACTGCTGGCGTCGCTGCACGACCACCTCGCGGCCACCGAGGAGCGGCCGCTGGAGACTGCAGCGAACCGCTGGCTCGGCGAAGCACAGGCCGTCGCCGCCGACCTGGCAACGGCCGACCTCGACGACGAGACCGTTCGCAAGCGCACCGAGAAGGTGCTGGACCTGCTGTCGGAGGTCGACGGCACCGGCGACGAGACGGCCGACGAACACGTCGAGGCCGCCCGCCGCGCCGCCGAGCGCGTCCTCGACCAGTAACACCGCTTTTGTCCCCGGCGACGGACGTTCCGCCATGGCCGACGACCCCGAGAAGACCCTCCAAGACTGGAAGGCGGAGATGCAGGCCGAACACGACGACGCCATCGCCGACCCTGACCCCGACGCCGACCACCGCATCGAGGGCGTCGCGCAGGTCAACTACCGCGTCTACTACGAGTACGACGCCGACGCGGACGCACTCGAACGGACGCGCGAGGAGCAGGTGAACGACCTCACCGACCCCGAACTGCACTCCTGTGCCTGCGGCGTCCGCGGGATGACGCCCGACGAGGCCCGCCAGCACATGCGCACCGCCCACGACCAGTCCTGACACGTCGCTGTCACCCGGTATCTCTATTCCCGTCAGGCACGTACCCCGGACCATGTGGGCGCTCGTGGTGTTGCAGATCGGACTGGAGGAGAGCCGCGGGATCGCAGACCTGGCGCTCGCGCTCCTGCTCATGTTCCTCGTCTTCGCCTCGGTTGCCGTCCTCGGCCGGCTGTTCGACTGGCTGATGTCCTACTGAGGCGGCTGGCTCGGGGGACCCCAGTCCTCTGTCGACGCTCCCGGACTCGTCGCTCAGCGGTGAGTTCGTGAAAGGAGCGGGAGGTGGATTCGAACAACGCGAAACACTCGCTGACGCTCGCGTTTCTCTCGTTCAAATCCACGCCGCGACGACTCACTCACGAGCGTTGCGCCGAGATGAAACTCGGCGCGTGTGAGTTCGTGAGAAGTAGCGGGAGGTGGATTTGAACCACCGATCTGCGGGTTATGAGCCCGCCGGAATCTCCTGGCTATCCCATCCCGCTACCCATTCGTAACTCCGGTTTGCGTTTAAGGATTGTGATTACCGGGCCGTCCGTGACATTCTCCCGTGCTCACTCCAGGTGGACCTGCCACGTGAACAGGCTCTCGAAGACGTAGTTGACCGACATCGCGACGGCGATGGCGATAGGACTCGCCGCGAGGAACCACAGGTCGGTGCCAGCGATTTCGAGAGTCACGTCGAGATAGCGCACCAGGAACCAGTAGACCGTCAACTGGACCGTGACGCCGCCGGAGCGGACGAGGTGTGACTTTCCCAGTCGCTTCAGGAAGGGCCAGCGACCCGCGGCCCCCTGGTCGGCGAACGTCCAGTGCTCGTTGACCAGGAACATCACGACGATGGCCGTCTCGACGCCGGCGGCCTTCGCCCACAGTTCGGGCACGCCGGCGAGGAGGTGCAGGGCCGTCAGCACGGTGTTGTCGCTGATTGCGCCGACGACGCCCACCGAGACGAACTGGCCGAAACGGGCCCCCGAGAGGAGCGACTCCAGCGACGAGGGCAGCGAGCGGTCGCTCATTCCCGGTCGACCAGTGCCGGCGAGTCGTCCCGGCGAGCGGCGATGGCGGCGTGGAGCCGGCTATCGCTGAGGCGTTTCGCCCGATGGCGAGCGGTGAGCAGCGCGCGGCCGAGGCGCAGCGAGTCGCGAACAGGCGAGACCGTCGACCCGGGACGGTCGTGCCACTCGACGGGGACCTCGCGGACGCGGTAGCCCATCGCGCCGGCGATGGCGACCAGTTCCACGTCCCAGGCGAACCCCGGTTCGTAGATGTGCTGGCGGACCTTCGCCCACGCGTCGGCGTCGATGGCCTTCGCACCGCACTGGTAGTCGTAGAGTGGAACCGAGAGCAGGCGGCGGGCGAGCCACGCGAACCCGTCGCCGAGGTACCGGCGGGCGAGCGTCTGGTGACTTGCGACCGTCGCCTCCGGGTGCCGGCGCGACCCCACGGAGAGACCGACCTGGCCGTCCCGGACCGGCTGGACCACCTCGGCGATGGAGGTGGCCGGCGTCGCACCGTCGGCGTCGGCGAAGGCGAGGACGTCCGTCGACAGGGCTTCGAAGCCGGCGGTGACGGCCGCGCCCTTCCCCCGGCGGTAGGGGACGGCGTTGACCTCGGCCTCTAAGTCGGCGAGCGCTTCCGGCACCCCCTCGCGGGGGGCGTCGAGTTCGATGCGGAGCGTCGAGAGGTCCAGTGCGTCGTGGAGGGCGCGCACGTACGCGGAGAGACGGTCCACGTCGGGCCGGTAGGCGGGGACCACGAGTCCGACAGCGGGCGTCATTGGCCGAATACACCACAGCGCCCAGTAAAAACCGTTCGACTCGGAGTTCACAAGACGTATGGTCCGCGGTCACGGTGACTTTCGGTGATGGAGTTCGGCCTCGTCGCCCTCTGGATTGCTGCCCTCCTGTTGCTCGGACTGCTCGCGCTCCCCGTCACCTCCTGGCTGCTGGCCGACCTCGACGCCGGCCCCTTCGCCGTGCCGCTGGCGCTCGCGACGCTGACCCTCGTCGGTCACCTCGTCGGGCACATTGGCTTTCCCTGGCCCGCGCTCGCGGCCGGACTGGTCGTGCTGGCGGGCGCGTCGGCGCTGGCGATTCGCCGCGTCACCCCGGCCTACCGGAGTTTCGGCGAGGGCGCGGTCGTCTTCGTGCTCGCCTTCCTGCTCGTCGTTGGCATCCGCGGGTTCGACCCCGCCGCCGCGCCGCTGCCGCTGGCCGTCGGCGAGAAGTTCCTCGACTTCGGGATGCTGAAGACCTTAGAGCGGGCGGGGACGCTCCCCCCGGAGGACTTCTGGTTCGCCGGCGAACCGGTGCGCTACTACTACGGCGGCCACCTGACGACGACGCTTGTGGCGACGCTGACCGGGACCGCCCCGAAGTTCGCGTACAACCTCGGGCTGGCCGGGTTCTACGCGACGCTGGTCTCGACCGCCTACGGTCTCGCGGGGTCGATTGCGCTCCCCACGGGCGTGCCGCGGCGGCTCGCGGCCGGCTTCGGTGCCTTCTTCGTCGGCGTCGCGGCGAACCTGGTGACGGCGACGAAGGTCCTCGTGTGGTTGCTCCCCGACGCCGCCGCAGGGCTGGTCGTCGACGTCACGGGGCTCCCGAGCGACGCGACGTCGTGGTCGCCGGGCGAGTTCTACTACTTCGACGCCAGCCGGGTCATCCCGACGGACCCGAGCGTCGCCGACACCTACCCCGCCGCCACGGAGTTCCCCTTCTTTGCCTGGCTCAACGGCGACCTCCACGCCCACATGATGAGCCAGCCGCTCATGCTGCTCGCCGGCGGACTGCTGCTCGCGTACTGGCGGCTGCCGGCCGACAACCGCCGGCGACGGCTGCTCGTGCTGTTCGGCCTTCTGGGGCCGCTGGCGGGCGTCGTCGGCTTCACGAACCTCTGGTCGCTGCCGACCGTCGGCGGCCTGACGATGCTCGCTGTGGGGCTCGCACCAGCCTCGCCGGCCAGCCTGCTACCGGCGCGGTACGCGGAGCGGCTGCCGGGCGGGGACAGTCCCGTAACCCGGGAACTCCGTCGCGCGGTCCTGGCGATTGTGGTCGCCGTCGTCGTCCTGCTGGTGGGGCTGGTCTGGACGGCCCCGTTCTGGCCGGTGGTGCTGGGCGGCCCCGGCCGGACGGTGGGTCTCTGGCAGGCGTGGACGCCGCTGGGGAACCTGCTGCTGGTCAACGGCGCGTTCCTGGCCGTCTTCTTCGTCGCCCTGGCGCGGCGGACGGGGGCCACGGTCGAGCGCCCGGGGAAGGTCCTGGCCGGGTTCCTCGTGGTCGTGGCTGCCGGCGTCTTCTTCGGCTTCCCGGCACTGGGCATCGTCGCGCCGCTGCTGGTCACCGCCTGGTGGCTCTGTCGCAGCCAGGACGACGCCGGGTTCGAACTCGCCCTCGTGATGGCGGGCGCGGGGCTGGTGCTCGTCGTCGAACTGGTGACGATCCAGGGCGAGCGGTTCAACACCATCTTCAAGCCGTACTCGCAGGTGTGGCTGTTCTGGGCGACGGCGGCCGGCGTGTTGCTGGCGCGGCTTGTGACCGGCTGGCCGGCCGACCGCCTCGCGGTCCCGCGCGAGCGCCTGCGCCGCACCGGGAGCGTCCTCGCCGTCGTGCTCGTCCTCTCGACGCTGGTCTACCCGGCGTTCGCGCTGCCGGCCCACGTCGGCGGTGCGGGCCAGACCGTCCAGACGGAGGGGCCGACGCTGGACGCGACGGCCTACCTCGACGTCGAGTTCCCGCGGGACGCGCCGGCCATCCGCTGGCTGGACGCGCGGGAGGGCCAGCCCACCATCGTCACGGCCGCGCCCGGCACCTACCGGTGGAACCCCGACGACGGGAAGGGTGCGAGCGCGCCGGCGAGCCTGACCGGGCTCCCGGCCGTCCTGGGGTGGTTCCACGAGGAGCAGTACCGCGGCAGCGAGGACTACGAGGAGCGACTGGGCGACGTGGAGGACATCTACACGACGGACGACAGCGACTACCAGCGCCGGCTGCTGGAGTTCTACGAGGTGGAGTACGTCTACGTCGGACCGGCCGAACGGGCGGCGTACGGGGAGATAACAGTCGGGAACGCCGCGGGGGTCAGGGTCGTCCGTGAGTTCGAGAGCGTGACGATATACCGCGTCGCGTAGGCCGGGCGTCGCTACGCGTCGGCCTTCTTCTTGATGACGGTGACGGCGTCGGCGTCGATGGCGTCGACGTCGAGGTGGTTGGAGATGTACTGGCGGCGCTCGTAGGCCTCCTCCTCGTCGGGTTTGCCGATGGTACACCAGAGCTGCGGGCGGTCCGGGCCGTGCCAGTCGCCGTTGCGGTTGATGCCGAAGCAGACCCACTCCTCGTCGTCGTACTCGATGACAGCGCCCTTCCGGATGCCGGGGTCCCCGTGGATGATGAGCTTCTTCATACTCCCGCGTTCGCAAGATGTGTACTTAGGGACTTCGAACCCGCGAGCCGAGGAATACCGCCGCCGGAGGGCCGTCGTCACTGTCCGGGTAAAGGCAATCGTTATCGGAGAGGGCCGAGATGGCTTCGACAGATGGACCAACGCACCGCGGACGTCCAGTTCCTGACGCACTCCCCGAACCGGGGGTCGGTACTCCGCGTCGTCGCCGAGGAGGGGCCGCTGGACCGGTACGACATCGAGGAGCGGGTCGACGCCACGCGCCGGACCGTGGTCCGGAACCTGAACGAACTCGCCGACCGCGGGTTCGTCACCGAGACAGACGCGGGCGTCCGCCCGACGTCGCTGGGGGCGTTCCTCGCGGAGAGTTACGACCAGTTCGTCACCGACACGGCGCTGGCGGACCGCCTGGCACCCTTTCTCCAGCACGTCCCCCCGTCGCTGTTCGACCTCGACCCCCGGCACCTGGCCGACGCCGACGTGCTCACCGCGAGCGAGACCAGCCCGTACGCGATTCTCGACCGCACGCTTGAGTTGCGCCGCAGGGCCAGCACCATCAGCGAGATAGCACCGGCGGTCGAGAAGCAGAGCATCGAGCAACTGGCGCGGCGGGTCAGGAGCGGCGAGGACCTGGAGATGACGACCATCATCCCGGCGGACGCCGCCGAGGACGCGATGACGAACCCGGACTACCGGGAGGCCCACCTCGAAACGCTGCGTGCCGAGGGCGTCGAGATGTTCGCCCACCCCGAGCGCATCCCGCTGTTCGTCGGCGTCCTCGACGAGACGACGGCACTCGGGTCGATCAGGGACGGCCGGCCGAACGCACTCGTGACGACCACCGACCCGGCCGCCAGGGAGTGGGCCGAGGAGACAATCCAGGCGTACAAATCGCGGTCGGAACCGCACACGGCCTGACCGGAGATATTTAATCCAGGAACCGGAACATGAACGCAAAGAGCGTCCAGATGTCAGGGCTTGTCATTCGGAAACGCGTCATCACTAACTGCGAGTTCGAGAGATATCTGATGCAATGAATACCGGCTGGGCCGAGGAGTTGCAGTCGGTCCCGAACCTCGACACGCAACTCAAGTTGCTGTCGCGGCGGGAGCGGCGGCTCGTCCTCCGGGAGCTACTGCTCGATGGAGACCCCTTCGAGGTGGCCGACGTGATGGACGAGGGGACGGCCGAGTCCGAACAGGTCACGTACGAGCACGACCACCTGCCCAAACTGGAGTCGGCGGGGTACATCGAGTGGAACCGGCTGACCGGCCAGATAGCGCGGGGGCCGCAGTTCCGCGAAATCGTTCCGCTGCTGGAACTGCTCGAGGAGCACGCCGACGACCTGCCGACGGACTGGCCCTGAACAGACAGTCGCAGAGCGGCGGCCGGTGCGTGCGTTTGAGTGGTCACTGCAACTGTTGAATAGTCAGTGAAGAGCGTTACAGACCAGTGATTGCGAGCAAGGCGAAGCCACTGATTGTGTAGCCGCTCGCCCGTCTTCGTTTACTATTCAGTTCTTGTGCATATCACTCTGCGCTCTTTCGTCATGCCGAGACGGCTTCGCCGTCTCGTAGCACAGCAAAAAGTGGCCGGCAATCGTTTGGGTTTTAAACGCTGGTGTCCAACACCGCCGCAAGGTCGATATCTATGGAGATGCCACGCCGGATGAACACGTACTGTCCGCACTGCAACGAACACCACGAGCACGAGGTCGAGAAGGTCCGCTCGGGCCGCTCGTCGGGCATGAAGAAGGTCAACGACCGCCAGCGCAAGCGAAACAGCGGCATCGGGAACGACGGCAAGTTCTCGAAGGTGCCCGGTGGGGACAAACCCACGAAGAAGACACAGCTCACCTACCGCTGTGGCGAGTGCGGCAAGGCCCACCAGCGCAAGGGCTGGCGCGCCGGCCGCCTCACGTTCCAGGAGTAAGTATGGCAGGGAGCTTCTACAAGGTCGCCTGTCCGGACTGCGAGAACGAACAAATCGTCTTCGGGAAGGCAGCCACCGAGGTCGCCTGCGAGGTCTGTGGGCACACGCTCGCACGGCCGACCGGCGGTGAGGCCGTCCTCGAAGGCGAGGTCACGGAGACCGTCGAGGCGCGATGAAGTTCAGCGGCTGGCCCGACCCCGGCGAACTCGTCGTCGGGCGGATCGACGAAATCGAGGACTTCGGCGTGTTCGTCGACCTGCTGGAGTACGAGGACAAGCGTGGCCTCTGTCACATCAGCGAGGTCGCCTCCGGCTGGATCAAGAACGTCCGCGACCACGTCAACGTCGACCAGCGGGTCGTCGCGAAGGTGCTGGACGTCGACGAGAGCTCACAGCAAATCGACCTCTCGCTGAAGGACGTCAACGACCACCAGCGCAAGGAGAAGATACAGGAGTGGAAAAACGAGCAGAAGGCGGACAAGTGGATGGCCATCGCCTTCAGCGAGGACATGGACGACGAGCAGTACGCGGCCATCGCAAACGAACTGCTCGCGAACTTCGGGTCGATGTACGACGGCTTCGAGCAGGCCGCCATCCACGGCACCGAGGCCTTGGAGGAGACGGACCTCTCCGAGGAGGAGGTCGAGGCCATCGTCCAGACGGCCCGCGAGAACGTCTCCGTGCCGTACGTCAACGTCACCGGCTACGTGGACCTGGAGTGCCCGACTGGCGAGGGCGTGGACGTCATCAGGGAGGCGCTGCAGGCCGCCGAGGGCAACGGCGAGGTGCCCGAGGAAATCCAGCTCGAAGTGACCTACGTCGGGTCGCCGGAGTACCGCATCGAGGTGCAGGCACCCGACTACAAGACGGCCGAGGCCCACCTCGAGGAGAGCGCCGAGCGGGCGCGCAGCGTCGTCGAGCAACACGGTGGCACCGGGCTCTACCACCGCGAGCGTAACGAAGACGACGAGTAGCGGCCCCGTGAAATCCGACATTCTCGTCTGTTCTGACTGGAAGCACGCCCACGAGCGGCCGGTCTACACGCTCGGGGAGACCTGCCCGGACTGTGGCGCGGCAGCTGTCAACAGCGCGCCGGCGCCGTTCAATCCCGAGGACCCCCACGGAAAGTATCGACGCGCACTTAAGCGCCGCAACCGGGAATAGACGGTATGGACGAATTCGAGATCGAGGCAGTCGCCGAGCCGGAGCTCACCGACCCGGTGCTGGTCGAGGGGCTGCCAGGCGTCGGCCACGTCGGGAAACTCGCCGCCGAGCACCTCGTCGAGGAGCGCGACGGCGACCTCGTGCGCCGCGTCTACTCGACGCATCTCCCCCCGCAGGTCAGCGTCGAGGACGGCCTCACGCAACTGGCCTGCGCCGAGATACACGCCGTGGAGACCGACGGCCAGGACCTGCTGGTGCTGACCGGCGACCACCAGGCACAGGACACCGTCGGCCACTACGGCCTGGCGGACACCTTCCTGGACATCGCCGACGACCTGGGTGCCGAGCGCGTCTTCGCGCTGGGCGGCGTCCCCACCGGCGAACTCATCGAGGAGTACGACGTGGTGGGCGCGACGACCAGCGAGGCCCAGCGCGACGAACTGGAGGAGGCCGGCGTGGAGTTCCGCGGCGACGAACCGGCCGGCGGCATCGTCGGCGTCAGCGGCCTCCTGCTCGGCCTGGGTGAGCGCCGCGACGTGCCCGCTGCCTGTCTGATGGGCGAGACCAGCGGCTACCTCGTCGACCCCAAGAGCGCGCAGGCGGTGCTGGAGGTCCTGCAGGACGTGCTCGGGTTCGAAATCGACTTCTCCTCGCTGGAGGAGCGCGCGGAGGAGATGGAGGAGGTCGTCCGCAAGATTCAGGAGATGGAGCAGTCGCCCGCGCCGACCGACGAGGACCTGCGGTACATCGGCTAGCGCGAGCGAGAGATTCTTACTGGTCCCCGCCGTATCCGCCTCCGTGTTCGAGGACGTGGTAGCGGGGTTGCCGCCGTGGCTGGTCACGGGGGTGCTGCTGGGACTGTGCGGCACGCTCGTCGTCGCCGGGGCCTTCCTCGCTGCCGAGTGGCTGATTCCGGGCGAGCAACAGCGGCAACGCCAGCGCCGTAGCGGCGAGTCCCGTCGGCGCATGGAGTTCCGCGAGTACCTCGACGCCATCGACGAACCCTACGCCGAGGGCCACGTCGTCGAGGGCCAACGCGTCGCCTTCTACCTGCCCGAGCGGGACGTCGCCATCACGTTCGACCCGAAGGCGTACTACCGCATCGACCGCTCCGAGACGACGGCGATTCTGGTCGAACACGAGGTGCCCGGCTCGGCGCTCGGCAGCCGCCTCCCCTTCGAGGTGCCCGACGTCAGCTTCGGTCGCCGGGACGGGCGGAGTCGCGTCGACCCCATCACTGCCGCGTTCGCGGAACTGGGCGTGTCCGCCGGTGCGAGCGTCGACGAAGTGAAGCGGGCCTACCGCCGGCGCGTGAAGGACGTCCACCCCGACCAGGGCGGCGATGAGGACGAGTTCAAGCGGGTGCGCGAGGCGTACACGCTGGCGAAGGAACACGCCGACTAGGCGAACGCCGCCGACCGGCGGGTGAGAACCACCAGCGCGGCCACGACGACGGCCGTCAGCAGCGCGCCCAGCAGGAACGGGGCCCAGTAGACGAGCACGTAGATGCCGGTCATCACCGGCGGGCCGACGGTCCGGCCGAGGCTGCCGGCCCCCTGCGTGACGCCGAAGGCGCTGCCCTGGCTGTCCTCCGAGGCGGCGGCGGAGACCATCGACGCCGTGCCGACGTTGAGGAGTCCGTTCCCGCTCGACAGCACCGCGAGGACCAGGAGCAAGGCGAGCAGTTCCGGCGACGCGCCGAGGACGCCCGGAAGGAGAGTCGCGCCGAGGTTCGGCGCGAACGGGAGCGCGAGGAGCGCGAGCAGCAACAGCGACGCGCCGCCGACGGCCAGCCGCGTGTCGGCGTAGCGCCGCGAGAGCGCGCGCACGACGACGCCCTGGTTGAGAACGCCGAGGACGCCGATGTAGGTCAACAGCAGGCCGGCCTGGGCCTCGTCGTAGCCGTAGATGTCGGCGACGAAGGGGATGAAGGCGACCTGGACGCCGGAGAAGGCGAGGGAGACGACGAGGAAGACGAGCACGAGCGGGCGGAGGTCGGCGTCGGCCAGCGCCGCCCGGAACTGTGCGACGAGGCCGCCGCCGCGGGCGGCGCGCCGGGTCCGGTTGGGCTCGGGGAGAAAGAGCGCGGCGGCGACGAACGCGAGCAGGCTCAGCCCCGCCGCGAGGAAACTGGGCAGCGAGAAGGAACTGACGGGGACGAAGCCGGGGAAGATATCGCGGGCCACAGCGACCGCGGGGTCGCTGGCGACGGCCGCGCCGAGGGCGGGACCGAAGACGAAGCCCAGGCCGAACGTCGCACCGACGAGGCCCAGGGCTGCCGCACGTTCTTCGGGGGGCGTCACGTCGGTGATGTACGCCTGCGCGGTAGCGATGTTGCCACCCATCGCGCCGGCGAGCATCCGTGCGGCAAAGAGCGCCCCGAGCG contains:
- a CDS encoding DUF2298 domain-containing protein, translating into MEFGLVALWIAALLLLGLLALPVTSWLLADLDAGPFAVPLALATLTLVGHLVGHIGFPWPALAAGLVVLAGASALAIRRVTPAYRSFGEGAVVFVLAFLLVVGIRGFDPAAAPLPLAVGEKFLDFGMLKTLERAGTLPPEDFWFAGEPVRYYYGGHLTTTLVATLTGTAPKFAYNLGLAGFYATLVSTAYGLAGSIALPTGVPRRLAAGFGAFFVGVAANLVTATKVLVWLLPDAAAGLVVDVTGLPSDATSWSPGEFYYFDASRVIPTDPSVADTYPAATEFPFFAWLNGDLHAHMMSQPLMLLAGGLLLAYWRLPADNRRRRLLVLFGLLGPLAGVVGFTNLWSLPTVGGLTMLAVGLAPASPASLLPARYAERLPGGDSPVTRELRRAVLAIVVAVVVLLVGLVWTAPFWPVVLGGPGRTVGLWQAWTPLGNLLLVNGAFLAVFFVALARRTGATVERPGKVLAGFLVVVAAGVFFGFPALGIVAPLLVTAWWLCRSQDDAGFELALVMAGAGLVLVVELVTIQGERFNTIFKPYSQVWLFWATAAGVLLARLVTGWPADRLAVPRERLRRTGSVLAVVLVLSTLVYPAFALPAHVGGAGQTVQTEGPTLDATAYLDVEFPRDAPAIRWLDAREGQPTIVTAAPGTYRWNPDDGKGASAPASLTGLPAVLGWFHEEQYRGSEDYEERLGDVEDIYTTDDSDYQRRLLEFYEVEYVYVGPAERAAYGEITVGNAAGVRVVREFESVTIYRVA
- a CDS encoding HAH_0734 family protein yields the protein MKKLIIHGDPGIRKGAVIEYDDEEWVCFGINRNGDWHGPDRPQLWCTIGKPDEEEAYERRQYISNHLDVDAIDADAVTVIKKKADA
- a CDS encoding helix-turn-helix transcriptional regulator — encoded protein: MDQRTADVQFLTHSPNRGSVLRVVAEEGPLDRYDIEERVDATRRTVVRNLNELADRGFVTETDAGVRPTSLGAFLAESYDQFVTDTALADRLAPFLQHVPPSLFDLDPRHLADADVLTASETSPYAILDRTLELRRRASTISEIAPAVEKQSIEQLARRVRSGEDLEMTTIIPADAAEDAMTNPDYREAHLETLRAEGVEMFAHPERIPLFVGVLDETTALGSIRDGRPNALVTTTDPAAREWAEETIQAYKSRSEPHTA
- a CDS encoding 50S ribosomal protein L44e, which produces MEMPRRMNTYCPHCNEHHEHEVEKVRSGRSSGMKKVNDRQRKRNSGIGNDGKFSKVPGGDKPTKKTQLTYRCGECGKAHQRKGWRAGRLTFQE
- a CDS encoding 30S ribosomal protein S27e, which codes for MAGSFYKVACPDCENEQIVFGKAATEVACEVCGHTLARPTGGEAVLEGEVTETVEAR
- a CDS encoding translation initiation factor IF-2 subunit alpha — its product is MKFSGWPDPGELVVGRIDEIEDFGVFVDLLEYEDKRGLCHISEVASGWIKNVRDHVNVDQRVVAKVLDVDESSQQIDLSLKDVNDHQRKEKIQEWKNEQKADKWMAIAFSEDMDDEQYAAIANELLANFGSMYDGFEQAAIHGTEALEETDLSEEEVEAIVQTARENVSVPYVNVTGYVDLECPTGEGVDVIREALQAAEGNGEVPEEIQLEVTYVGSPEYRIEVQAPDYKTAEAHLEESAERARSVVEQHGGTGLYHRERNEDDE
- a CDS encoding RNA-protein complex protein Nop10, with translation MKSDILVCSDWKHAHERPVYTLGETCPDCGAAAVNSAPAPFNPEDPHGKYRRALKRRNRE